The genomic window TGCTTGAAGATATATACAAGAAAAAGAAAACTCTCCAAAATATTTGAATATTTCTAGTACAGTACTGTATGATAAATCTAAAATTCTATACTGAATAGATCTTGCCAAAAAAAATATAAAAACATTTTGAGAAATAATTGTTGTAGAATGATATATGGATGTAATAGCTTTGCACAAACTATGAAAATGAGTATGAGTAGCAACTTGTGGTACTGCTCTAACTGTAGAACACATAAAACTATTAAAAAGACATACAGACAATATTATATTTTGTTTTGATGATGATCAAGCATGAATATCTGCAACAATTAGATGATTAAAAAATGCTTGGATACAATGAGTATACCCCAAAATTATGATTCTACCAGAATGATACAAAGATATTGATGATTTTGTTAAAAATTCTAAAAAACTTGAATATCAACAAGTTGATTGATTTGAACATATTTGTAAACACCTTAAAAAACAGTATGACATTCAGTCTCCAGTATGAAGAAAAAATTTTATAAATGACATTTTTGATCTACTTGAGGCTTTAGAAGATTACTCCATATTAAGTTTTTATTTGGAAAAAGTTTCATCTTATCTTTCTATAAATTATGATATATTATTTAGACAGTTTAAATCATTTCTAAAGTCTTCTAAAAAAAATTCAACAAATAAAAAAAACAATAATGACTTTGATAACGAAGAAGACAAAAAATATCTCCTTGCTAGTATTTTCTATAATTCTTTTTTGGAAAGGAATGAACTTAATACCAATCAAATAAAAAATCATATAAAAGTATTTGATGATATACTGGAATACTTCCCAGAAAGCATAATTTATAAAGTAAAATACAACATATCAGAAGAACACAAACAAAAAATTTTAGAACATCAATTATGGCGAGAAAAACAGTTTGAACAACTAACTAATGAAAAAAAAGAGAGAATATTGCTTGATTTCCTTAAAAGACAAATACAAGAATTATCCAAATTTTTGTACAAATCAAATAAAATACAACAATCTAAAAAAACTGAAATATTTGAAAACATAAAAAATCTTGTTAAACAATAAATTGTCAATTCTTATTTTTTGTTGAGATTAAACTTTTTTGATTTAAAAAAATAATTTATTATAATAATAACATATTTAAAAATAATTTTTTTTGATGGACAAAGAAAACTTGGTTGAAATAGAAGATTTAACATGGTGATATCCTTGATGTCCCAATTTCATATTTGAGAAATTTAATTTCAAACTTGATAAACAGGATTTTTGCTTTGTTTTATGAAAATCTGGAGTATGAAAAACAACTCTTATTAAATTTTTGGTAAGACAGCTACTACCCCCCAAAAAAATGATTTTTTATAAAAAAGAAGATATAGCAAGGTTTTCAAACAAAGAAATTCAAAAATACAGAAGAAAAATATGAGTAATTTATCAAGATTTTAAACTCATAGATTATAAAACTGTACAAGAAAATATAGAATATCCAATGCAAATTATTTGACAAAAAGCAAGTTTTATAAAAAAGAAATCAAATGAAATTTTGTATAAAATGAACTTGATGGATAAAAAAACATTTTATCCTCCTCAACTAAGTTGATGAGAAAAACAAAGAGTAAGTATAGCAAGAGCACTAATTACAGATCCAGAATTTATTATAGCAGATGAACCAACAGGAAATTTAGATAAAGAAACTTCTAGAGAAATTTCAGATTATTTAGTATCTCTTAATGAACAAGGTCATACTATTCTTTTTATTACACACGATCTAGAACTTATGGAATATGTAAAAAAACAAAACAAAAAAATAAAATCTATAAAAATTTAAATCCTAACAAAACAAAAAATGAAAACAAAAATTTTAAAAGAGTTATATAATGAAAACATCCCAAGATTTATTCTTATAAATATAGAAAAAGAATTGGATAGTATGAATAACTATAAACTTCAGAATGTTTTTAACAATATCGATTTAATTAAAGATTATATTTATAGTATGCTAAACAAATCTTAGATATTTATTATATTTATAAATTAAAACAAAAAATGCAAATAAATTCAACATATACTAATTCTTTATTCAGCATAAGAAAAAATCATTTTTGCAAAAATATATTTTATGATGAAAGCTTTTTTAATACCACAAAAAATGTATTAATAAAAGATAAATATACAAATAACAAAAAAGACCTTACTCTATTGAATTTTTACATAAAATATTGTACTGAGGTAAGATTATTCTTGTCTGAAATCTCGCAAAATCCTTGTAGATATAAAAGTATTAAATAGATCTTTCATTATCCTCTCTTCGTTTTTTTATCATAGAATGATTTCATGAGAGTAGTTCATCTGGAACATTATATCAATAAACATTTTGAGGCCTTGTATACTGAGGATATTCTATATTTTGCATTTGTTTGTGTGGAGTATAACTTTCTTCTTGCAAACTATCTTGCTGTCATAACACTCATTCTTTAAGTCTTGTAGTTGCTTCAATAAATGCCATACTTGCTACTTCTCCTCACATTAATATAAATTTTCATAATGATAATTTTTCAAATTTTTGAGGATAATTATCCATAAAATACTTTTCAAAACGATAGTCTATTCATTCATATCTTCAACAAACAAGTATTAAATCTTCAAAATTTTTGAACCTAATAGCATTTTCTTGATCAAAAATATTTTTACTTGGAGAAAAGTAAATTATCTTAAAGTTTTGTGTTTTAATTGAATTTATTATATCCATAGTACAATCAATAACTGGTTTTGCTTTTAGAAGCATTCATGATCATCATCAATAGATTTCATCGTCTATTTGTTTATGTTTATCATAACAAAAATACCTAGGATTATAAAAATTTAGTTCTATTTTTTTATTGCATACAGCCTTATGTATTATAGAAGTATCAATAAATCATTTGAAAATTTCAGGGAATATACTAACTATATGAATTCTCATCTATTATAAAATTTTATAAAAATATATAAATTAGTCTTATTTAGTTTTATTATTTTCTGATCATACAATATTATATATAAACTTATAAAATTTATTTGCAATATGTTTTGGATATTTTTTAACCTAATAAGTTAAATTCAGAAAAAGATTTGTATTGACATTACAAACAAAATAATTATAAAGAACATGCCAAACAAAAAAAGGGGGAAAAATTATGAAATACAAAATCATTACCATTATTTGCATCTTCTGTGTTGCAATGTTTAGCAACAACGTTCATGCAAACAACTATAATGAAGGTATTTCCTACAGCAACTATGCTGCTAATTTTGTAAAGATACCTTTTAGAGCCACCCTAGAACCGTTTAGAGGAGACCAAAAGGGCATTAAGAGGAATTTAATAATTGCAACAGGAGTAGGTTTAACTCTGGCTTATGATCAAGATATTAGAGATTACGTTCAAGATGAAGTATATGGAGGAAGCAATTCATTAAGTAGATTCCTTTATAATGTGGGAAGCAAAGATTACGCTATACCTGGGTTCTTAGGAGTGTATGCAATAAGTGCAATTTCTGGAAATAGGTACTTTTTCGACACTATGAACCTATCTTTTCAGTCATTTCTAATCACACAAATGTTTACTGAAATTACCAAGGGGACAGTAAACAGAATAAGGCCCAGAAATAGCCCTGATGACCCCTTTAACAGAGAAGATGATGCTCAATCATTCTTCTCAGGACACGCAAGTGGAACATGGGCAGTTGCTACTGTATTTGCCCAAAGGTATCCATCTTTCCAGATACCAGCATATACTCTAGCAACTTCTGTTTCTCTCTCAAGAGTCTATGAAGACGCCCATTGGATGTCTGACGTGCTTGTTGGTTCTTTAGTAGGCTATGGAATTGCTAGGCTGACAATTAGACTAAATGATGCATATCCAAATAATCAAGTACAGGTATCACCTGTGTTTGATGGAGATTCAGTAGGTGCCACCATTGGATTCAGGTGGTAAAAAATACTGAGGTGGAAGGAAACCCTTTCCACCTCTTTTTAAAAAACAAATTCTAGCATTATAATTATAAATCTTTTACCATATATGTTCACTCCAAATGATATCAAAGTTTTCTATAATAATCTCTAACTCCTACTCAAGAAATTACAGAGATTTTCTTATAGTTTTTTCATAAAGATATTCTTTCTGATATTTCCATCATTCTGCTTCAAAATCATTTATGCTGAAATGTATCTTCAATATTTTTATTTATTTTTGCCAATTGTCAATAAACATGTAATTCCCTAACCATAGCTACATTTTCTCATAATCAATCTCGATTTATAGTATTTTTTTCATAAGGTAAAAGCAACCTTAAAAAACCATATAAATAACCAAACTCATCCTCAAAACTTATAAAAAACTCTTCACCTACAGATGAAAAATATTTTCTTATAATTAAAAGTTCATTTTGGGCATCTTCTGTTCTATTTGATATTTCTCTTGCTCTTGTATCCAATGATACAAAATTTCTTGGATTATTTAAATTTGGCTTTCATCAAACAATATATGTTTTTTCTGTATTATTTCAATTTTCAAACTCAAAAATATTTTCAAAATTATCTAAATAACAAGAATTGGGATAAAGTCTTTTATAATGGTTTTCTCTTAGAGAAGAATCTTCTTTGTACTCTTTATGCATATTATTCATTACTATTTGTCTTAGGTTTGTTAGCTTACTTCCTGCAACTATTTCTGTTTCAGGAATATCTCTAATAAGTCTTTTTATTCTAGTATAAGGAGGAATCGTATCAACTTGAACTTTTTTGGTAATATGTTTTATTTGTTCATTAGTAAGTGGCTCATAATATCATTCTTTTCGAAGCTCATACAATCTAGTATTTGGAATCACTGAAGTAGGATAAAATTTAATTTCATCAGGCTTCATAAAAACATCTGAATATGCTTTTTCCATTGTTTTTATATCTTTTTCCACACTAGATCAATATAAACCAGGCATAAAATGACAAGAAAACTTAAATCAGTATTGTCTTAATTTATGCAAAGAGTTCCTTGCCTGTTGTACAGTGTTTCATCTATCATTTTTTTCTAAAACATCATCGTACAAACTCTGTATTCAAATCTCCAGTCTTGTAACACCAAGCTCTCTCCAAAATTTACAATTTTCATCTGTTACAAATTCTGGTCTTGTTTCTATAGTTAGTCATATGATTCTACAATCAGCTTTTTCATTATTTTTTTGAGATTCCTCAAGGGTTTTATCAAAATTTTGTTCAAAATTATCAGTAACTGTAAACTTAGAAAATTTTAAATCATTTCAATCTAGTTTATTTTTTGATTTAAATTCAAAAAAAGTATTGCATGCATCATACAAAGATTTTACAAACCATCTTTTATATTCTTTTGGATAACTATCCCATGTTCACCCCAAAACTATCATCTCTATTTTATCTATATCATGTCCTGTCATAAAAAGAGACATCAATCTATTATAAGTTTGCTTGATAGGATCAAACTGATTTAGTAATGCTCTCATCGCTCAAGGCTCTGTATTGATATAACTTTTGGGCATCGTTGCATCATCTGGACAAAAAATACATTTTCAAGGACATGGCCAAGGCTTTGTAAGAACTTGAACTGGTACAATTCAAGATTTGCTTCTTATTCATCTTTTTCTTAGAGATTTTCTAACATTTGATTTAGGAGTGATTTTTCATTCATCAACCATTTTATTGTATGTTGCCAAAACCTGCATATTTGTTGGGACATTACTTAATTTTGATTCTTTTGCAAACTTCTTTTTTAAATCCTTGATCAAATCAGGAACTATTTCATTATCTTGATATGAAACTATTTCTTTTACTAAATTTTCAAGATTCACTTGATTATATTAAAATATAAATTAATTTTTTATAATTATATAATATTAAAATACAATTTAAAATATTGTTTCCAACTCTACAAATCTATCAGATTGATATTTTACATAAGTTTTACATGTCTTAATTACATCTGATTCTACATAACTTCAATCTTCTGATAGTAACAAATCTTTTCAAGTTTTGACTCTACAAGAACAAATTCAACATTTTCATTGCATACAAGAATACGGCATATTGAAAGATGTTTTTAGTATCAGATTCAATATTGTGTTATTCTCTTCAGCTTCTAATTTCCAAGATTTTTTATTATCAGATTTTATAATAATCTTTGTCATTATAAATTTTAATAGTAAATAATATATTTAAAAAATATTTTTGTATACCTATATTTATATAAAAAATTTTTAATTTTAAAAGTAAAAAGTTTGAAAATTAATAATAATTATTTTTCGTAATTTTGATAGTTAATAAACCCAAAAAAATTATTTTTGACAGACCTTGAATTAAAATATAAATTTTTTATACATAACAAATAGTTATATAATAAATTAATAGATGAAAAAACTAAATAAAATCATTGCAAAAATAATAATTTTTTTTATAAAAATATATCAATATACTTTATCACCAGATAAATGAATACCATCTTTTTGGTTAAAATGAAAAATATGTGTACACAATCCTCACTGTAGTAAATATTGAATACAAGTACTAGAAAGATACTGATTTTACCCTTGATTTTTTATGTTAATGGAAAGAGTAAGTAACTGTCATCCTTGGAATAGCAACACCTACGATCCTGCATATTTACAAACAGTTTTTTTTAGTAGTGCTCCTATATGAGTACCATTTCTTGAAGAATTAATAAAAGACAAAAGATATAATATACAAGCAGTTGTAACACAACCAGATAAACCAGCCGGAAGATGACAAAAAATAAAAGAAAATATAATCAAACAAGAAGCCAAAAAATTATGAATAAATAAAATTTTTACACCAGAAAAAATAAACCCAAATAAATCTATAGAATGAAAAGAATTTTTCAAGGAAATCGAAAGACTAAAACCAGATGTAATATTAGTAATAGCTTATTGAAAAATAATTCCTATCGATTTGCTAAATTTGCCATCAAAATGAGCCTTAAATATTCATTGATCATTACTTCCCAAATATCGCGGTGCTTCTCCAATACAATCAGTGTTCTTAAATAATGAAACTTATACTTGAATAACTTTGATGAAGATGGCTCCTAGTATGGATACCTGAGACATTATCAAACAATTATCATTTGAAATATGATTTAACTGGACATCAAAAGATATTATTGATAAATTTATGCAAGTATGACCCAAATTTACTACAGAAAATATACGAAAATATGCTAAAAAAGAACTTATAGAACATCCACAAGATAAATCAACAGCTACTTATTGCCATAAAATAGAAAAAAAAGACTGAAAAATAGATATATTTACAACACCTCTTGAGGATATATTCAATAAATACAAAGCATTTTTCTTGTGGCCCAAAATCTGGTTTGAAATAAGTAATAATTTAAACAAAAAAATAATAATAGAAGAAATGAAAATAGATGAAGAAAAGTTTGATTTACATAAAAAAAAGCCATTGATTGACAAAGATTTCTATCTAAATCAATCAATAGACTTACTAAGAGTAAAGCCTGAATGAAAAAAAGCTATAACATGGAATGAATTTAAAAAATGATATCTTTAATCATTTTTTCTACTTATTCTTATTCAATCAGCTTCTCAAACAATACATGCACCACCTTGAGTCTGTATCATTTCCATACCTCAAGTAAATGTGGTTCTAATAAAATCTGGGTCTTCAGTATCTCTTCAGTAAAAAGGATTACTACTTCTTACTTCTTCATCCTTAACTTCTCTCATTTTAGATGGATCACAAGTATCCTCGCCATCTTACAAACTATGTATTCTATAGTCATCTATTATTAAATCATAACTGCAAGTATCTATATGAAGTGTATCTCAATCAACTACTGCTTGCTGATCTGATCAAAGATATCTACTATCAAAATAGTTTGATTTTCATTCTGGTGTACTACTGCATCACCCCAAAGCAACTAATAAGCTCGAAGCTACACTAATATTTACAACCGTAGTTTTGGGAATAAAACTAGTCAAAGTAATTTTTTGCTTGTTGATATCCATTTTTAATATACTTATATAAATAAGTATACATGATATAATCAATTTAAACAAAAAGTCAAATTAAATATTATAAGTAAATATTCTAATTAGAATTACTCTTTAATCAGGCAAACCTATACAATAAAAATTGTAATTAATTATTTCTAAGATTTTTAATTCTTTCTTCTATAGGAGGATGCGAAGCAAAAAGTTTCATAATTCAATCTTTTGATACTATTTTCATTGTATTCATAGATTGATTTGAATTGTCTGTTTGCATATTTTTTACCAACAAGTCTAATTTTTCAAGTCAAGCTATCATTTTTTCTTTACCTACTAGTGCAGCACTGCCCGCATCTGCTCTAAACTCTCTATGCCTACTAAACCAAGCCACAACAGTACTTGCTAATATTCCAAAAATAATCTGTAAAACAAAAGCTGATAAGAAATATCACAAGCCAGGTCAATCCTCATTTCAAAAAACATTTCTATCAATAAAAGTACCAGCTATTCTTGATAAAAATATTACAAATGTATTTATAACTCATTGCAACAAGGTCATAGTCACCATATCTCAATTTAGTATATGAGCCATTTCATGTCATACTACTCACTCTATTTCATCATAAGTCATTTGATCCAAAAGACCAGAACTAACTGCTACCAAACTTTTATTTTTGGTAGGTCAAGTAGCAAAAGCATTTGGTTCATTTGATTGGTAAACTCATACTTCTGGCATTTTTATATTATTTGAACTTGCTATTCTCTCAACTATTTGATAAACAAACCTTTCTTTTTCTCCAACAGAATGAAGCTTAGTTTCATCGAAAGTTTGAACTTTATAAAAGGTTTTTGCCATCCATTTGGATATCCACAAACTTACAAATGCTCAAATGAATCATACTATCAAAGAAAATATTCACACTCCTACAAGATCATAACCATATCAAGTAATATTGATAGGTACAAAGATTTGGGCAATACTTAAAACTATCATAATAACAGCAAGTATTGCTATATTAGTAAGAAGGAAGAAAAAAACTCTTTTTGCTATTCCCATTTTTTTATTTTAAAATTTAAATTATTTACCAACTATTACCTTGGCAGGCTTTACTACATATTCATTGTCTCAATCTTTGTATACATAAAGCTTTTCAAATTCTTTCATTATTTTTCATTTATTTCCATCATCAGCATCCTCAGATGATATAGGCTCATGATAATTTTCATTTAGATCTTTTCAAATACTATCTATCTGATAAACATTCATCTCTTCAAGTTTTTTAAGCAAATTTTTGTACAAAACAACAACCCCATTTGCCCAGCTATTATCTTTGAGTTCTTCAGGAACATTTTCAACTGTTATTCTCAATTCTTCTACCAAAGATATTAGTCATTTTACCGAATCTATAAAAATGTTTGTTTTCTGCTCTTTTTCTTTGGATTCTATTCTATTTTTGTAAGATTCAAAGTCTGTTTTCAAAGTCATATATTGACTTTGAGTATTTGAAGCTATCTGCTTGTACTTTTCCACATCTTTTTCCAAAAGTTTTATTTGCTCCAACAACTGTTCTTTTTCATCTTCTTGTTGAAGTTCATTTTTCATTTCTTCAAGTTCATCATTATTGTTTGAATTTTTATTTTCTTGATTTTCATTATTTGTTTTTTGATGTTTTTTACTCATTAATATTAATGCTTAATTTATAAATTTTCAAACATTTTAATATATATCAGGCTTTTATAATATAAAAATTTTAACTCAAAATTCAAGCCTAAATAGCACTCAATACAACTTAGTGATACTAATAATTTCAAATTATTTTAATCTTTTTTGTGAAAAAACCCAACTCTTCAAGAGCATTACTAACCACATCTTGATTTCTATCTAATTCTATATCTATCCAAAACATATAATCAAATCAGTCATCCTTAGCTGGTAATGATTCAATTTTTGTTAGATTAATATTTCTGGTAGCAAATGCTCAAAGACACTTGTATAATGACGCAGGAATATGTCTTGCCTTAAAGACTAAGGACATCTTTCATTTGAGTTGAAGCTCTAAATTTATATCAGGCCTACCCACAAGGAAAAATCTTGTAGAATTATTATCCTGATCTTGAATATTTTTTGCAAGTATGTTCAATCAAAATCTTTCTGCTGCCAAATTTGAACAAATACATGCCAATGAATCATCATTTTGCTCTGATACATACTTTGCACTTCATGCTGTATCCATATATCACCTTGCCTCCCATCAATATGAGTTAATATAATTTTCACATTGCATTAATGCCTGATAATGAGAAAAAACTTTTTCAATTGAATCTATACTTTTAGAAGTTGATGCAAGACAATGATTTATATCAAGATAATATTCAGAATATATTTGAACATCATAATTTGAAAGATTGAAAAAATTTTCATATATACTTCATGCATAACTATTTTCTATAGGTACAACACCCAAATTTCATTCTTCTATTTTTTCAAAAACCTTTTTAAACGTATCCAGTCATATAACGTCATCAATTCAGATGCTTTCAGAAAAGTGTTTTGACACTATATGTCAATATGCTCATTCCAATCATTGATAATATATATTCATAGAAAAAAATAAGATATTAAACACGATAAAAAAACTTAAGTAATCACAACTTTTTCAGCCTTTCACATTGTATTATCTACACCACAACATTTTTTGTATTTTTTTCAACTTCAACATGGACACGGATCATTAGGTGAAGGTTTAGATTTTGATTTTTTAACAACATTTACACTTGAATCTTCGTCCGCATCTACAACTTCAACCCCACCTGAATTGTTTTTATTAGCCTTTTGGTTGGATTTTTGAAGGTTTGCAATATCCACTCAATTATTTTCATTTTGTAAGTAAGGAGAATTTAATAATTTCTCATAGTCTGCTTTCAAAAATCTAGATAAAGCCTCTTTTTCTATATTAAACAACAATTTTTGAAACTTATCAAAAGCTTGTCTTTTGTACTCCATAAGAGGATCTATCTGTGCATAACCAAATAACCCCACCTTTTCCCTAAGCTGCTGCATTTCATCTATATGAGAAATCCAAAGCCTATCTATACAAGAAAGATATAAAACATTAAAAACTTTTTCTAGATGTTCTTTTTCATAATTATTTATTTTTTCATCAAAATGCTCCTGAATTTTTATCACAAGAAAATCTTTAAGATCTTCTTCTCTTGAAAACTTTCTCAGTTGGCTTTTTTCTAGCTTTATATTAGATATTTGCTCTATTTCTGTTATCAGTTGATCTAAATCCCAAGGAATTACATTTGTATAAGTGGGAACTATCTTATCTACTACAGATTTTATAAATCATCTTCATTCCTCGACAATGTCAAACCCTTCTATTTGAACACCAAATTCTTTTGCCACAGAATCAGGATCTTCTTTTTCGGCATTAGAAAAAATTATTTGATCTCTTTTTGAATAAATTCTTTGTCTTTGTTTATTAACCACACTATCGTATTCAAAAAG from Candidatus Absconditicoccus praedator includes these protein-coding regions:
- the dnaG gene encoding DNA primase; its protein translation is MSKLTDDILSNIDIVDIISKYVNLKKSGSNYSGLCPFHNEKTPSFMVSEEKQIYKCFGCGAGGNAINFIMEIEKIDFWDGIKILSKDAGIDISSYQHKKEDFDKKAHFRERIKKLNSYATKYFQTQINDANTAQKYLMEDRKLDQDLINSFQIGYAPNNFFDIVQYLKDKGFSKEEMLESGLIREGNSGDLYSFFRDRIMFPIKDHIGNIVAFAGRYIQEKENSPKYLNISSTVLYDKSKILYGIDLAKKNIKTFGEIIVVEGYMDVIALHKLGKGVGVATCGTALTVEHIKLLKRHTDNIIFCFDDDQAGISATIRGLKNAWIQGVYPKIMILPEGYKDIDDFVKNSKKLEYQQVDGFEHICKHLKKQYDIQSPVGRKNFINDIFDLLEALEDYSILSFYLEKVSSYLSINYDILFRQFKSFLKSSKKNSTNKKNNNDFDNEEDKKYLLASIFYNSFLERNELNTNQIKNHIKVFDDILEYFPESIIYKVKYNISEEHKQKILEHQLWREKQFEQLTNEKKERILLDFLKRQIQELSKFLYKSNKIQQSKKTEIFENIKNLVKQ
- a CDS encoding cell division ATP-binding protein FtsE, whose translation is MDKENLVEIEDLTWGYPGCPNFIFEKFNFKLDKQDFCFVLGKSGVGKTTLIKFLVRQLLPPKKMIFYKKEDIARFSNKEIQKYRRKIGVIYQDFKLIDYKTVQENIEYPMQIIGQKASFIKKKSNEILYKMNLMDKKTFYPPQLSGGEKQRVSIARALITDPEFIIADEPTGNLDKETSREISDYLVSLNEQGHTILFITHDLELMEYVKKQNKKIKSIKI
- the trmD gene encoding tRNA (guanosine(37)-N1)-methyltransferase TrmD gives rise to the protein MRIHIVSIFPEIFKGFIDTSIIHKAVCNKKIELNFYNPRYFCYDKHKQIDDEIYGGGSGMLLKAKPVIDCTMDIINSIKTQNFKIIYFSPSKNIFDQENAIRFKNFEDLILVCGRYEGIDYRFEKYFMDNYPQKFEKLSLGKFILMGGEVASMAFIEATTRLKEGVLGQQDSLQEESYTPHKQMQNIEYPQYTRPQNVYGYNVPDELLSGNHSMIKKRREDNERSI
- a CDS encoding phosphatase PAP2 family protein gives rise to the protein MKYKIITIICIFCVAMFSNNVHANNYNEGISYSNYAANFVKIPFRATLEPFRGDQKGIKRNLIIATGVGLTLAYDQDIRDYVQDEVYGGSNSLSRFLYNVGSKDYAIPGFLGVYAISAISGNRYFFDTMNLSFQSFLITQMFTEITKGTVNRIRPRNSPDDPFNREDDAQSFFSGHASGTWAVATVFAQRYPSFQIPAYTLATSVSLSRVYEDAHWMSDVLVGSLVGYGIARLTIRLNDAYPNNQVQVSPVFDGDSVGATIGFRW
- a CDS encoding elongator complex protein 3; protein product: MNLENLVKEIVSYQDNEIVPDLIKDLKKKFAKESKLSNVPTNMQVLATYNKMVDEGKITPKSNVRKSLRKRGIRSKSGIVPVQVLTKPWPCPGKCIFCPDDATMPKSYINTEPGAMRALLNQFDPIKQTYNRLMSLFMTGHDIDKIEMIVLGGTWDSYPKEYKRWFVKSLYDACNTFFEFKSKNKLDGNDLKFSKFTVTDNFEQNFDKTLEESQKNNEKADCRIIGLTIETRPEFVTDENCKFWRELGVTRLEIGIQSLYDDVLEKNDRGNTVQQARNSLHKLRQYGFKFSCHFMPGLYGSSVEKDIKTMEKAYSDVFMKPDEIKFYPTSVIPNTRLYELRKEGYYEPLTNEQIKHITKKVQVDTIPPYTRIKRLIRDIPETEIVAGSKLTNLRQIVMNNMHKEYKEDSSLRENHYKRLYPNSCYLDNFENIFEFENGNNTEKTYIVGGKPNLNNPRNFVSLDTRAREISNRTEDAQNELLIIRKYFSSVGEEFFISFEDEFGYLYGFLRLLLPYEKNTINRDGLGENVAMVRELHVYGQLAKINKNIEDTFQHKGFGSRMMEISERISLGKNYKKISVISGVGVRDYYRKLGYHLEGTYMVKDL
- a CDS encoding 2Fe-2S iron-sulfur cluster-binding protein: MTKIIIKSDNKKSWKLEAEENNTILNLILKTSFNMPYSCMQGKCGICSCRVKTGKDLLLSEDGSYVESDVIKTCKTYVKYQSDRFVELETIF
- the fmt gene encoding methionyl-tRNA formyltransferase, with product MKKLNKIIAKIIIFFIKIYQYTLSPDKGIPSFWLKGKICVHNPHCSKYGIQVLERYGFYPGFFMLMERVSNCHPWNSNTYDPAYLQTVFFSSAPIGVPFLEELIKDKRYNIQAVVTQPDKPAGRGQKIKENIIKQEAKKLGINKIFTPEKINPNKSIEGKEFFKEIERLKPDVILVIAYGKIIPIDLLNLPSKGALNIHGSLLPKYRGASPIQSVFLNNETYTGITLMKMAPSMDTGDIIKQLSFEIGFNWTSKDIIDKFMQVGPKFTTENIRKYAKKELIEHPQDKSTATYCHKIEKKDGKIDIFTTPLEDIFNKYKAFFLWPKIWFEISNNLNKKIIIEEMKIDEEKFDLHKKKPLIDKDFYLNQSIDLLRVKPEGKKAITWNEFKKGYL
- the htpX gene encoding protease HtpX, yielding MGIAKRVFFFLLTNIAILAVIMIVLSIAQIFVPINITGYGYDLVGVGIFSLIVGFIGAFVSLWISKWMAKTFYKVQTFDETKLHSVGEKERFVYQIVERIASSNNIKMPEVGVYQSNEPNAFATGPTKNKSLVAVSSGLLDQMTYDEIEGVVGHEMAHILNGDMVTMTLLQGVINTFVIFLSRIAGTFIDRNVFGNEDGPGLGYFLSAFVLQIIFGILASTVVAWFSRHREFRADAGSAALVGKEKMIAGLEKLDLLVKNMQTDNSNQSMNTMKIVSKDGIMKLFASHPPIEERIKNLRNN
- a CDS encoding nucleotide exchange factor GrpE; translation: MSKKHQKTNNENQENKNSNNNDELEEMKNELQQEDEKEQLLEQIKLLEKDVEKYKQIASNTQSQYMTLKTDFESYKNRIESKEKEQKTNIFIDSVKGLISLVEELRITVENVPEELKDNSWANGVVVLYKNLLKKLEEMNVYQIDSIGKDLNENYHEPISSEDADDGNKGKIMKEFEKLYVYKDGDNEYVVKPAKVIVGK
- a CDS encoding prephenate dehydratase — its product is MNIYYQGLEGAYGHIVSKHFSESIGIDDVIGLDTFKKVFEKIEEGNLGVVPIENSYAGSIYENFFNLSNYDVQIYSEYYLDINHCLASTSKSIDSIEKVFSHYQALMQCENYINSYGWEARGYMDTAGSAKYVSEQNDDSLACICSNLAAERFGLNILAKNIQDQDNNSTRFFLVGRPDINLELQLKGKMSLVFKARHIPASLYKCLGAFATRNINLTKIESLPAKDDGFDYMFWIDIELDRNQDVVSNALEELGFFTKKIKIIGNY